From Triticum aestivum cultivar Chinese Spring chromosome 4A, IWGSC CS RefSeq v2.1, whole genome shotgun sequence, a single genomic window includes:
- the LOC123082754 gene encoding ferredoxin, root R-B1-like has product MSTSTFATSARALQHIISTAGASRRAATSPRRPSSLRFAGRGGAPLQVPSLLIRSSRCKPDVSAAVVYRVKLVTPGGREYELEAPDDAYILDTAESAGMELPCACRAGACYKCAGKVEAGTVHRADGSLLHGRLQEEGYVLICVSCPRSDCVIHTHKEDDLW; this is encoded by the coding sequence ATGTCAACCAGCACGTTTGCAACCTCGGCCCGCGCGCTCCAGCACATCATTTCAACAGCCGGTGCCTCCCGCAGAGCGGCCACGAGCCCTCGCCGTCCGTCGTCTCTACGCTTCGCCGGCCGAGGAGGCGCGCCGCTGCAGGTCCCGAGCCTCCTTATTAGGTCATCCCGCTGCAAGCCGGACGTCTCAGCGGCGGTCGTCTACAGGGTGAAGCTGGTGACCCCGGGAGGGCGGGAGTACGAGCTGGAGGCGCCGGACGACGCCTACATCCTCGACACGGCCGAGAGCGCCGGCATGGAGCTGCCGTGCGCGTGCCGCGCCGGGGCGTGCTACAAATGCGCCGGCAAGGTCGAGGCCGGCACGGTCCACCGGGCGGACGGGTCGCTCCTCCACGGCAGGCTGCAGGAGGAAGGCTACGTGCTCATCTGCGTGTCGTGCCCCAGGTCCGACTGCGTCATCCATACCCACAAGGAGGATGACCTTTGGTGA